The Coffea arabica cultivar ET-39 chromosome 4e, Coffea Arabica ET-39 HiFi, whole genome shotgun sequence genome includes a window with the following:
- the LOC140005550 gene encoding uncharacterized protein, which produces MAYRTSIRTSTGVTPYSLMYGMEAVLPAEVEIPSLRILMEAKLEEADWIKQRHEQLTSIDERRFNAICHGQCYQKRVARAYNKKVHRRAFEEGDKVLKRILPMQDEAKGKFAPNWNLTFTNENNHSPLHTEINVRNNSSVIKDEMITRNNISYCFS; this is translated from the exons ATGGCgtatcggacttctatccggACATCGACTGGGGTAACGCCATATTCACtgatgtatggaatggaagctgtattaccagccgaagttgaaattccttcgTTGCGGATCCTTATGGAggctaaattggaggaggctgATTGGATAAAGCAGCGCCATGAACAATTGACGTCGATCGATGAAAGGCGATTCAATGCTATTTGTCATGGTCAGTGTTATCAAAAGcgtgtggcccgggcttacaacaaaaaggtCCATCGGCgtgcatttgaagaaggtgacaaAGTGTTAAAGCGaattttgccaatgcaagatgaagctaaggGCAAATTCGCTCCAAactg gaacctTACATTTACAAATGAGAACAACCACTCTCCTCTTCACACCGAAATCAATGTCAGAAACAACTCCTCAGTAATCAAAGACGAAATGATCACAAGGAACAACATCAGCTATTGTTTTAGCTAA
- the LOC140005551 gene encoding uncharacterized protein codes for MPPDPHAFYQTTAEPVVPEHVFQNKPEMGESSAPIDLKLLKRLDRFDEFIRKSQGLSKQGVLDYDDLCLFPNVQLPVGFKTPKFNKYDGTGNPKTHLRLFANKLGRPVDDENLPLRLFPESLEGDALDWYSNLKLEEVKTWLDLSNAFIRQYEYNCELAPTRTTLEGTKRQPSEDHKTYAKRWRKVAAKVEPPMTEDEIILKGRRKIGMVPPPTYPYGMPAWYNPQAVCAYHSGTPGHSTLDCKALKHKVQDMIEAGEIVIRKREAQGPNVNRNPLPEHANIVGVILDDAEYVEQVKKLAREAEVFGITDQPFVIELPFEEDEKPFILDLTPAEREVLEPVVIEFPKQEPVLSLQQVPWNYDEPVIQIGEKSIAKKEVSVVTRSGKTAGPFETTIPIQANNSEPPAKPTITEKEALDFLKRLQRSEYNVIEKLSKSPAQISMLDLLFSSDMHRDALIEVLTRAQIPRDISVDNFSHVVGSVLFTKQITFSDDELPVEGIGHNKALYIVVRCNGKMLPKVLIDNGSALNICPWSTLEKLGLQDIKLRPSGTIIRGFDGAQREPIGKVDLVVEIGPDQFQITCQVMHFLSVYNVLLGRPWIHKSGAVPSSLHQLLKFVVNDKLITIFAEEDCLVITDSGSKEDGSRNVTMTPHSTADIVSVSWITNEERALPKASVMMAKEMIRGGYEFDKGLGRDLQGILKPVEIVEKKDSFGLGFRPTAKDIREMKERKKAEKEGRQGALDIPPLHYTFPRPAEVIMSEINPVDEIEASLAQLFIGATFEDSFPDKAEFPDIPEGSIPNWTAEFLPVRKAYYPTVSMAKNKII; via the exons ATGCCTCCAGATCCACACGCCTTTTATCAAACTACTGCAGAGCCCGTTGTGCCGGAGCACGTTTTTCAaaacaagccagaaatgggagagTCATCTGCCCCAATTGATCTGAAGTTACTTAAGCGGTTGGACCGTTTCGATGAGTTCATCCGCAAGAGCCAAGGGTTAAGCAAACAAGGGGTGTTAGATTACGATGATCTGTGCCTATTTCCAAACGTGCAACTGCCGGTGGGGTTCAAGACCCCGAAGTTCAACAAATATGACGGTACGGGCAACCCAAAGACGCACTTGCGTTTGTTCGCTAACAAGTTGGGTAGACCAGTGGATGATGAGAACTTGCCGTTAAGGTTATTCCCGGAGAGTTTAGAAGGCGATGCCCTTGATTGGTATTCAAATTTAAAGCTGGAGGAGGTGAAAACCTGGCTCGATCTGTCCAATGCTTTTATCAGACAGTATGAGTATAACTGTGAATTGGCACCGACCCGGACTACTTTGGAGGGCACAAAGAGGCAACCATCTGAGGATCACAAGACATACGCCAAAAGATGGAGAAAGGTAGCTGCTAAGGTGGAACCTccgatgactgaggatgaaattattc TTAAAGGCCGGAGAAAAATTGGTATggtaccccctcctacctatccGTATGGCATGCCCGCCTGGTATAACCCGCAAGCTGTTTGTGCTTATCACTCAGGGACACCCGGGCATTCCACTTTGGATTGCAAGGCTCTCAAACATAAAGTTCAAGACATGATTGAAGCCGGAGAGATTGTAATTAGGAAAAGGGAGGCACAAGGACCGAACGTAAATAGAAACCCCTTGCCGGAGCACGCTAATATCGTTGGGGTCATTCTGGACGATGCAGAGTATGTGGAACAAGTCAAGAAATTGGCGAGGGAAGCTGAAGTATTTGGGATCACAGACCAGCCATTTGTCATAGAATTGCCATTCGAAGAGGATGAAAAGCCTTTTATCTTGGATCTCACGCCAGCTGAGAGGGAGGTTTTGGAGCCCGTAGTCATTGAATTCCCGAAGCAAGAGCCTGTTTTAAGTCTGCAACAAGTGCCATGGAATTACGATGAACCCGTCATACAGATTGGGGAGAAGTCAATTGCAAAGAAGGAGGTGTCAGTGGTTACCAGATCGGGGAAGACTGCCGGTCCGTTTGAAACTACCATTCCGATTCAAGCAAATAATTCCGAGCCGCCTGCTaaaccaacaatcaccgagaaagaGGCTTTGGATTTTCTTAAAAGGCTCCAGAGAAGCGAATACAATGTAATCGAGAAGCTAAGCAAGTCACCTGCTCAGATATCCATGTTGGACCTGCTCTTTTCATCAGATATGCATAGGGACGCGTTGATCGAAGTATTGACTAGAGCTCAAATCCCTAGGGATATTTCAGTTGATAATTTCTCGCATGTGGTTGGAAGTGTGTTATTTACCAAACAAATTACTTTTTCTGACGATGAATTGCCGGTGGAGGGTATTGGACATAACAAGGCCCTATACATAGTTGTGAGGTGCAATGGGAAAATGCTGCCGAAAGTATTGATTGACAATGGCTCTGCacttaatatctgtccttggagcaccttggaaaagctagggttgcaaGACATaaagctgaggccttcagggactatAATTCGAGGTTTTGATGGAGCGCAAAGAGAGCCAATAGGAAAAGTGGATTTAGTCGTCGAGATAGGGCCCGACCAATTTCAAATAACctgccaagtcatgcactttCTTAGTGTTTACAATGTTCTACTTGGAAGGCCGTGGATTCATAAGTCTGGGGCTGTGCCTTCTTCATTACATCAGTTGCTGAAGTTTGTAGTAAATGACAAGCTGATAACTATATTTGCCGAAGAGGATTGCCTTGTAATCACCGATTCTGGGTCAAAAGAGGATGGAAGCCGCAATGTCACCATGACTCCTCATAGCACGGCTGACATCGTCTCTGTAAGTTGGATCACAAACGAGGAGCGAGCTTTACCAaaggccagtgtcatgatggcCAAAGAAATGATCCGTGGAGGCTATGAATTTGACAAAGGGCTGGGACGAGATTTGCAAGGAATTCTGAAGCCAGTGGAGATTGTGGAGAAAAAGGATTCATTTGGTTTGGGTTTCCGACCGACTGCCAAGGACATCAGAGAGATGAAGGAACGCAAGAAAGCggagaaagaaggaaggcaAGGGGCTCTTGACATTCCACCACTGCATTATACTTTCCCACGACCAGCCGAGGTGATCATGTCGGAAATTAACCCAGTTGATGAAATTGAAGctagtttggcccaattgttcattggggcaacatttgaagatagtttTCCAGACAAAgctgaatttcctgacatccccGAAGGGTCAAttcccaattggacagccgagtttCTGCCCGTTCGGAAGGCTTATTATCCCACAGTttcgatggccaaaaataaaattatttga